The window GCCGAGCTTTTCGGCGAGGGCGTCCTCCAGTTCGCTGATTTCGTCCGACCGGAGGTGGTGGCGGGACTTGACGTCCATACCCGGGCTTGGCGCGTCACGAGTTAAAAACCGCCGGTCCGGGCCGGGAGCGGCGCGGCGCCTCGGGACCGTCCCGTCACCGCTAAGGCCGCGGCGGCCCGCGTGTCAGTATGATAGATTTACGGAGCGACACGGTAACGAAGCCGTCGCTCGGGATGCGTGAGGCCGCCGCCGACGCCGAGGTCGGCGACGACGTCTACGGCGAGGACCCGACGGTCAACGAACTCGAAGCGAAGGTCGCCGACGTGCTCGGCAAGGAGGACGCACTCTTCGTGCCCTCGGGGACGATGGGCAACCAGATAGCCGCCCGCGTCCACACCGAACGCGGCGAGGAGGCCCTCGTTGAGGCCGAAAGCCACATCTACAAGTGGGAACTCGGCGGCCTCGCCCAGCACTCGGAGGTGCAGGTCCGCACCGTCGACGGCGGCGAGCGAGGCGTCATCACGCCCGAGGCCGTCGCCGAAGGCTACGTGGAGGCCGACGACCACCGCGCCGGAACCGGCCTGCTGTGTCTGGAGAACACCCACAACAGCAAGGGCGGCACCGCGATTGCGGCCGAGCGCATCGACGCCGCCTGCGAGGCCGCCCACGAGCGCGGCGTGTCGGTCCATCTCGACGGCGCGCGCCTGTTCAACGCCGCGGCGGCGCTGGATACCGACGCCGCGCGACTGGCGGAGAACGTCGATTCGGTGATGTGCTGTCTCTCGAAGGGCCTCGGCGCGCCCGTCGGGTCGATGCTCGTCGGCAGCGAGGCCTTCATCGAGGAGGCCCACCGCGTCCGCAAACTGTTCGGCGGCGGGATGCGGCAGGCCGGCATCATCGCCGCGCCGGGCCTTATCGCCTTAGAGAACCGCGAGCGACTGGCCGAGGACCACGAAAACGCCCGGCGACTGGCCGCGGGACTGGACGAACTCGACGGCATCGACGCGCGCGACCCGGAGACGAACATCGTCCTCGTGGAGACGAACGAACCGGCCGAGGAGTTCCTCGACGCCTGCGCGGAGCGGGACGTCCTCGGCGTGCCCTTCGGCGACAACGTCGTGCGGTTCTGTACGCACCTCGGCGTCGACAGCGAGGATATCGAATCGACGATTCGCCGCATCGAGGGCCTGCGCGGCTGATTACTCGTTGCCCCCGCGGCCCCGCCGAAGCCCTTCGGTGAAACTCAGGAGGATACGCCGGACGAAAAGGAAGAGCCCGAAGACGATGAGCAGGAGAACGACGATGATGCCGACCAGCGCGGGCGAGACGTCGCCGGGAAGGATTTGAAGCCCGGCGAGGGCCGCCGCGAGCGCGGTGAGTGGCGCGAGCGCATCCA of the Natronomonas halophila genome contains:
- a CDS encoding threonine aldolase family protein, whose product is MIDLRSDTVTKPSLGMREAAADAEVGDDVYGEDPTVNELEAKVADVLGKEDALFVPSGTMGNQIAARVHTERGEEALVEAESHIYKWELGGLAQHSEVQVRTVDGGERGVITPEAVAEGYVEADDHRAGTGLLCLENTHNSKGGTAIAAERIDAACEAAHERGVSVHLDGARLFNAAAALDTDAARLAENVDSVMCCLSKGLGAPVGSMLVGSEAFIEEAHRVRKLFGGGMRQAGIIAAPGLIALENRERLAEDHENARRLAAGLDELDGIDARDPETNIVLVETNEPAEEFLDACAERDVLGVPFGDNVVRFCTHLGVDSEDIESTIRRIEGLRG